The following coding sequences are from one Arthrobacter crystallopoietes window:
- a CDS encoding helix-turn-helix domain-containing protein, with protein sequence MAIPRKQKNDDDAASAARWNGLLDQLSVDVLTDQFIERVLQLDDYRDGVLPASEIRRTGAASFASLIESLRPGADSDRLVAERQNISLDVGVSRARAGIPVESLMTAIRIDFTVIWGELMALADPSDAELLVRRAETVWQVVDSYAAQTQATYIAERQRMAQEASSVRQGHVATMFGAVSPAPEMLTRIADELGIDQDAPLVVAAATTDDAAALRVVIAAASRRGTEMFTHPLPDGLVAFWAADHRPGSAVREAIEQVRQIRCGLVEQVRGLADLRVAAQAARALASLVEDSDQQALTMRNAWARLARHRLSETGVPVVPDVEAALAQAGPVERARLEEAVRSYIATGSIAQSADQLFCHRNTLMNRLRRFTDLTGIDVTIPHQAARLVVAWS encoded by the coding sequence ATGGCAATACCCAGGAAACAAAAGAACGACGACGACGCCGCGTCGGCCGCCCGCTGGAACGGCCTGCTGGACCAGTTGTCAGTGGACGTGCTGACGGACCAATTCATCGAACGCGTGCTGCAGCTCGACGACTACCGGGACGGTGTCCTGCCGGCCAGTGAGATCCGCCGCACCGGCGCCGCCTCGTTCGCGTCGTTGATCGAAAGCCTGCGCCCCGGCGCCGACAGCGACCGCCTGGTGGCCGAACGGCAGAACATTTCGCTGGACGTCGGCGTCTCGCGCGCCCGGGCCGGCATCCCCGTGGAGTCGCTCATGACGGCCATCCGGATCGACTTCACCGTCATTTGGGGCGAGCTCATGGCCCTCGCCGACCCAAGCGACGCCGAGTTGCTCGTCCGCCGGGCCGAGACGGTGTGGCAGGTGGTGGACTCCTACGCCGCCCAAACCCAGGCCACCTACATCGCCGAACGCCAACGCATGGCCCAGGAAGCGTCCTCCGTGCGGCAGGGCCACGTCGCCACCATGTTCGGCGCGGTCAGCCCGGCGCCCGAGATGCTCACCCGCATCGCCGACGAGCTCGGCATCGATCAGGACGCTCCCCTCGTCGTGGCGGCAGCAACAACGGACGACGCCGCCGCCCTCCGTGTGGTGATCGCCGCGGCTTCCCGCCGTGGTACAGAAATGTTCACCCACCCCTTGCCCGACGGGCTCGTCGCCTTCTGGGCCGCCGACCACCGCCCCGGCAGCGCCGTCCGCGAAGCCATCGAACAGGTCCGGCAGATCAGGTGCGGACTGGTTGAACAGGTGCGAGGCCTCGCGGACCTACGCGTCGCCGCCCAAGCAGCCCGCGCCCTGGCCTCCCTCGTCGAAGACAGCGACCAGCAAGCGCTCACCATGCGCAACGCCTGGGCACGCCTTGCCCGCCACCGCCTCTCCGAGACCGGCGTCCCCGTAGTACCGGATGTCGAAGCGGCGCTTGCCCAAGCCGGACCAGTGGAACGAGCACGGCTTGAAGAGGCAGTCCGCTCCTACATAGCCACCGGCAGCATCGCCCAGTCCGCCGACCAGCTCTTCTGCCACCGCAACACCCTCATGAACCGCCTCCGCCGCTTCACCGACCTCACCGGCATCGACGTCACCATCCCCCACCAAGCCGCCCGCCTCGTCGTCGCTTGGTCCTAG
- a CDS encoding MFS transporter, with amino-acid sequence MSETLNLEAGATRQITDKEAMKVSIGALIGTAMEWYDFFLFSAAAALVFNVQYFANENATAAALASFATFGVGLVARPLGGMFFGAMGDRIGRRKTLMVTIVGIGAVTGLIGLLPTYAAIGIAAPVLLVLLRVFQGLFVGGEWSGAMTIVVENAPLERRARYAAMPQIGSPIGTILSSGGFFLMTLFFSQESFNSFGWRIPFLAAIPMLLIALYIRSKLEESPVFTELMEHDQVEKAPIRTTLRESWKHIIIGMAAALLGVGGFYLVTAFVVYYGVAILGYSPRLMLLGGMIAAIVEIPILILGGRLGERFGCSRVILVGGIASAVAAVPSFLLVASGNPVLVVIGMVLAVATLSFPYAASGTVLTGLFPARTRYTGVGFAQNTAGMLSGFVPLLATGMVAAAANHWWPAAAMLVFLSLFTAVAGAVAPRMSVDLPGFKH; translated from the coding sequence ATGTCAGAAACCCTGAACCTCGAGGCCGGGGCCACCCGGCAGATCACCGACAAGGAGGCGATGAAGGTCTCCATCGGCGCCCTCATCGGCACCGCAATGGAGTGGTACGACTTCTTCCTCTTCAGCGCGGCGGCGGCGCTGGTGTTCAACGTGCAATACTTCGCCAACGAGAACGCCACGGCGGCGGCGCTGGCTTCCTTCGCCACCTTCGGCGTGGGCCTGGTGGCCCGTCCGCTGGGCGGCATGTTCTTCGGCGCGATGGGTGACAGGATCGGCCGGCGCAAGACCCTGATGGTCACCATTGTGGGCATCGGCGCGGTGACCGGGCTGATCGGCCTGCTGCCGACGTACGCCGCCATTGGCATTGCCGCTCCGGTGCTGCTGGTGCTGCTGCGCGTGTTCCAGGGCCTGTTTGTCGGTGGGGAGTGGTCCGGCGCGATGACCATTGTGGTGGAGAACGCCCCGCTGGAGCGCCGTGCCCGCTACGCCGCCATGCCGCAGATCGGTTCGCCGATCGGCACCATCCTGTCCTCCGGCGGCTTCTTCCTGATGACGCTGTTCTTCTCGCAGGAGAGCTTCAACTCGTTCGGCTGGCGCATCCCGTTCCTGGCCGCCATCCCGATGCTCCTGATTGCGCTCTACATCCGCAGCAAGCTCGAAGAGTCCCCGGTCTTCACCGAGCTGATGGAGCACGACCAGGTGGAGAAGGCTCCGATCCGCACCACGCTGCGCGAGTCCTGGAAGCACATCATCATCGGCATGGCCGCGGCCCTGCTGGGCGTCGGCGGCTTCTACCTGGTCACAGCCTTTGTGGTCTATTACGGCGTGGCCATCCTGGGTTACTCGCCTCGGCTGATGCTGCTGGGCGGCATGATCGCCGCCATTGTGGAAATCCCCATCCTGATCTTGGGCGGACGGCTGGGCGAGCGGTTCGGTTGCAGTCGCGTGATCCTGGTGGGCGGCATCGCCTCCGCCGTGGCCGCGGTGCCGTCCTTCCTGCTGGTAGCCAGCGGCAACCCCGTGCTGGTGGTCATCGGCATGGTGCTCGCGGTGGCGACGCTGTCCTTCCCGTACGCGGCCTCCGGCACCGTGCTGACAGGCCTGTTCCCGGCCCGCACCCGCTACACCGGCGTGGGCTTTGCGCAGAACACCGCCGGCATGCTCTCCGGCTTCGTGCCGCTGCTGGCCACGGGCATGGTGGCCGCCGCGGCAAACCACTGGTGGCCGGCCGCCGCGATGCTGGTGTTCCTGAGCCTGTTCACCGCCGTCGCCGGTGCCGTGGCCCCGCGCATGAGCGTGGACCTGCCCGGCTTCAAGCACTAA
- a CDS encoding thiamine pyrophosphate-dependent enzyme, whose amino-acid sequence MSQSAGHLIVRQLETHGVRRVYSVPGESFLDVLDGLHDSPVSTVVCRQEGGAGFMALAEGRKTGIPGIAMVTRGPGAANAMIAVHTAWQDATPLVLFVGLIPVADRGRDSFQEFSLEGWFATTAKRVVVLDDEHRAAETVAGAMQLAVSGRPGPVVIGLPEDVLVRLTDADVVPPRALAAAVPPPAAMEELAGRLAAAARPLIVVGGDGWGDDGGKLASWAAEAQVPVAADWRAYDVVPHGSPAWAGWLGYGRADTLAARLDEADLLVFVGCGRTDVLSDGYTKGFKAPTVLVLPDPDAATHSGRIDLHLAVPPSSFVGALPAAAEARGSRGNGWMEALAEDQRRYATPRPDHSPGVDLGVAFGVLEDRLPADKVVTYGAGNATLWGHRYLTHHGVGSLIGPRNGAMGLAVPAAVAASLIEPERQVVAVCGDGDFLMNAQELAVAAAHGAAPLVIVVDNGIYGTIVLHQRREYPDRPSGTSMVNPDFADWIRSFGGHGERVEKTEEFGPALERALSSGKLALLHLVTDPETMPPGTANAPEELAEVAVEEGAR is encoded by the coding sequence ATGTCCCAGTCAGCCGGCCACCTGATAGTCCGCCAGCTTGAGACGCACGGCGTCCGCCGCGTGTATTCCGTCCCGGGGGAGAGCTTCCTCGACGTGCTGGACGGGCTGCACGATTCGCCCGTGTCCACGGTGGTCTGCCGCCAGGAGGGCGGCGCCGGTTTCATGGCGCTGGCCGAGGGGCGCAAGACCGGCATCCCGGGCATCGCGATGGTCACCCGCGGGCCGGGCGCGGCGAACGCGATGATCGCCGTGCACACCGCCTGGCAGGACGCGACGCCGCTGGTGCTCTTTGTCGGGCTGATCCCGGTGGCGGACCGGGGGCGGGATTCGTTCCAGGAGTTCAGCCTGGAGGGCTGGTTCGCCACCACGGCCAAGCGCGTGGTGGTGCTCGACGACGAACACCGCGCCGCGGAGACGGTGGCCGGGGCGATGCAGCTGGCGGTCTCCGGCCGGCCCGGGCCGGTGGTGATCGGGCTGCCGGAGGACGTGCTGGTCCGGCTGACCGACGCCGACGTGGTTCCGCCGCGCGCGCTGGCTGCTGCCGTGCCGCCGCCGGCCGCGATGGAGGAACTGGCGGGCCGGCTGGCCGCTGCCGCACGACCGCTGATCGTGGTGGGCGGGGACGGCTGGGGCGACGACGGCGGGAAGCTCGCTTCGTGGGCGGCCGAGGCGCAGGTTCCGGTGGCCGCGGACTGGCGGGCGTACGACGTCGTTCCGCACGGTTCTCCTGCTTGGGCGGGTTGGCTGGGCTACGGCCGCGCGGACACGCTGGCGGCCCGGCTGGACGAGGCTGACCTGCTGGTGTTTGTCGGCTGCGGGCGGACCGATGTGCTCAGCGACGGCTACACCAAGGGGTTCAAGGCGCCGACGGTGCTGGTGCTGCCGGACCCGGACGCCGCGACACATTCGGGCCGGATCGACCTGCACCTGGCGGTGCCGCCGTCGTCGTTCGTTGGGGCCTTGCCGGCTGCCGCGGAGGCGCGCGGAAGCCGGGGGAACGGGTGGATGGAAGCGCTCGCCGAGGACCAGCGCCGGTACGCCACCCCGCGGCCGGACCACAGCCCGGGCGTGGACCTGGGCGTGGCCTTCGGCGTGCTCGAAGACCGGCTGCCCGCGGACAAAGTGGTCACGTACGGCGCCGGCAACGCGACGCTCTGGGGCCACCGCTACCTGACCCACCACGGGGTCGGTTCGCTGATCGGACCGCGAAACGGGGCCATGGGCCTGGCCGTTCCGGCCGCCGTTGCTGCGTCCTTGATCGAGCCGGAGCGGCAGGTGGTGGCGGTCTGCGGTGACGGCGACTTCCTGATGAACGCGCAGGAGCTGGCCGTGGCGGCGGCGCACGGTGCGGCCCCGTTGGTGATCGTGGTGGACAACGGGATCTACGGCACTATTGTGCTGCACCAGCGGCGGGAGTATCCGGACCGGCCGTCCGGCACCTCGATGGTCAACCCGGACTTCGCCGACTGGATCCGCAGCTTCGGCGGGCACGGCGAACGGGTCGAGAAGACCGAAGAGTTCGGGCCGGCGCTGGAGCGTGCGCTGTCCAGCGGAAAGCTGGCGCTGCTGCACCTGGTGACCGATCCGGAGACAATGCCGCCCGGGACTGCGAACGCGCCGGAAGAGCTAGCCGAGGTTGCCGTGGAAGAAGGCGCGCGATGA
- a CDS encoding amidohydrolase gives MKLDLILCDADIITLEAGRPRATSVGVLGGRIAGFDEELEGCTAEREVSLGGATVVPGFIDAHCHTTWWGLGLGAVELEQARGLEELYALLEAEVRRLDALPGGAPDSWVNGTGFNHKHHGGAFPDIRRLDEITGDRPLYLRHVSGHLSITNSATLRLAGVFEPGFADPTGGAVLRGADGYPTGVVEESAQQLIQNLLLPYPVEGIVEALDAATTRYAAEGITSFTEAGIGGGWIGHSPVEVQAYLTAKRAGKLHARAQLMPALDSLRPIEANAADMHGTGSGRGLDLGAVAGFGDEWVSLGPVKVFMDGSLLGATAAVTEDYCGHQHNTGYLLDSPEAYRERVDAAYRAGWPIALHAIGDAAIDLATEIIVGCQERYGRNHLPNRIEHFGIARPDQLAPVAAAGIAVAPQAAFIGPLGDQFAALVGPEREGWLYRGRSLVDAGILVAGSSDLPVADNIVLRAMQSWVDRRTEQGKILGGAAEGLTAEEALRTYTDWAARATGTADQKGTLRRGKLADFAVLTGSPLDAPDISHLEVLATIVGGEFSYDRLGARTGAGPAVGSAAGPDAGRTASPAPESLFAPEPGAAVVR, from the coding sequence ATGAAACTGGACCTGATCCTGTGCGATGCCGACATCATCACCCTCGAGGCCGGCCGTCCCCGTGCCACATCCGTGGGCGTGCTGGGCGGGCGGATCGCTGGCTTCGACGAAGAGCTTGAGGGCTGCACGGCCGAGCGGGAAGTTTCGCTGGGCGGCGCCACCGTGGTGCCCGGTTTCATCGACGCCCACTGCCACACCACGTGGTGGGGGCTGGGCCTGGGCGCCGTCGAACTGGAGCAGGCCCGCGGCCTTGAGGAACTTTATGCACTGCTCGAAGCCGAGGTCCGGCGGCTGGATGCGCTGCCCGGCGGCGCCCCTGACTCCTGGGTCAACGGCACCGGCTTCAACCACAAGCACCACGGCGGGGCCTTCCCGGACATCCGCCGGCTGGACGAGATCACGGGCGACCGCCCGCTCTACCTGCGGCACGTCTCCGGGCACCTGTCCATCACCAACTCCGCCACGCTGCGGTTGGCCGGCGTCTTCGAGCCCGGCTTCGCCGATCCCACCGGCGGTGCGGTGCTGCGCGGGGCCGACGGCTATCCGACCGGCGTGGTTGAAGAGTCAGCACAGCAGCTGATCCAAAACCTGCTGCTGCCGTATCCGGTGGAGGGCATCGTCGAGGCGCTGGACGCGGCGACCACGCGCTACGCCGCCGAAGGCATCACAAGTTTCACCGAGGCCGGCATCGGTGGCGGCTGGATCGGGCACAGTCCCGTGGAAGTGCAGGCGTATCTGACCGCGAAGCGCGCCGGCAAGCTCCACGCCCGCGCCCAGCTGATGCCCGCGCTGGATTCGCTGCGGCCGATCGAGGCGAACGCGGCGGACATGCACGGCACGGGTTCCGGCCGCGGGCTCGACCTCGGCGCCGTTGCGGGCTTCGGCGACGAGTGGGTGTCGCTGGGGCCGGTGAAGGTGTTCATGGACGGCTCCCTGCTGGGCGCGACCGCCGCTGTCACCGAGGACTACTGCGGACACCAGCACAACACCGGCTATCTGCTGGATTCGCCCGAGGCCTACCGCGAACGCGTCGACGCCGCCTACCGGGCCGGCTGGCCGATCGCGCTGCACGCGATCGGCGACGCGGCCATCGACCTGGCCACCGAGATCATTGTCGGCTGCCAGGAGCGCTACGGCCGGAACCACCTGCCCAACCGGATCGAGCACTTCGGCATCGCCCGCCCTGACCAGCTTGCCCCTGTCGCCGCCGCCGGGATTGCGGTCGCTCCGCAGGCCGCCTTCATCGGGCCGCTGGGCGACCAGTTCGCCGCCTTGGTGGGGCCCGAGCGCGAAGGCTGGTTGTACCGGGGGCGCTCGCTGGTGGACGCCGGCATTCTGGTGGCCGGCAGCTCCGACCTGCCGGTGGCCGACAACATTGTTCTCCGCGCGATGCAGTCCTGGGTGGATCGGCGCACGGAACAGGGCAAGATCCTTGGGGGCGCGGCCGAGGGCCTCACCGCCGAAGAGGCCCTGCGAACCTACACCGACTGGGCCGCCCGGGCTACCGGTACCGCCGACCAGAAGGGCACGCTGCGCCGGGGCAAGCTGGCGGACTTCGCGGTGCTCACCGGGTCGCCGCTGGACGCGCCGGACATCTCCCACCTCGAAGTGCTGGCCACGATCGTCGGCGGCGAATTCAGCTACGACAGGTTGGGCGCACGCACAGGTGCAGGTCCGGCTGTCGGCTCTGCTGCTGGCCCAGATGCCGGCCGCACTGCCAGCCCCGCGCCTGAGTCTCTCTTCGCGCCCGAGCCCGGCGCCGCCGTCGTTCGCTGA
- a CDS encoding M20 family metallo-hydrolase, with amino-acid sequence MTTTSAQPAPSVSGDDAGAFLHDFRSMSTFGATPGGGVDRQAGTFADGQTRTWFRGLVEGHGFDVRYDVVGNQFALLELAPGAPYIAVGSHLDSQPLGGRFDGAYGVLAGAHAAIRLKPRLAAEGTEPVFNIAVINWFNEEGCRFKPSMMGSSVFTGKLPAEQVLATTDPHGTTVREALEAIGTIGDFSLDVAAYLEIHIEQGRSLEDAGLTIGLVESTWGANKYEFIVHGEQAHTGATVIADRHDALLGASSLVVAAREIADEFSTEEHSVITSCGEFTVYPNSPVVVASRVELLVDVRSTDPDVLAAADAELHRRVAEIERKASVRIERGAEHVWAAKAYDEAGMRLAAKSAEALELPYGTVRTLAGHDSTNMKDIVPTIMLFVPSVEGISHNEKELTNDDDMLAGVDLLTEVLGRVVMGDFVSPNASGD; translated from the coding sequence ATGACCACCACCTCCGCCCAGCCCGCCCCCTCCGTCTCCGGCGACGATGCGGGCGCCTTCCTGCACGACTTCCGCTCGATGAGCACGTTCGGGGCCACGCCCGGCGGGGGAGTGGACCGGCAGGCGGGGACGTTTGCCGACGGCCAGACGCGGACGTGGTTCCGCGGGCTGGTGGAAGGGCACGGCTTCGATGTCCGCTACGACGTGGTGGGGAACCAATTCGCGCTGCTCGAGCTGGCACCCGGCGCCCCGTACATCGCGGTGGGCTCGCACCTGGATTCGCAGCCGCTGGGCGGGCGGTTCGACGGCGCCTACGGTGTGCTGGCCGGAGCCCACGCGGCGATCCGGCTCAAGCCGCGGCTGGCGGCAGAGGGCACCGAACCGGTGTTCAACATCGCCGTCATCAACTGGTTCAACGAGGAAGGCTGCCGCTTCAAGCCCTCCATGATGGGCAGCTCCGTCTTCACCGGCAAGCTGCCCGCCGAGCAGGTTCTGGCCACCACCGATCCGCACGGCACCACCGTCCGCGAGGCGTTGGAGGCCATCGGGACGATCGGCGACTTTTCGCTGGATGTGGCCGCGTACCTGGAGATCCACATTGAGCAGGGGCGGTCGCTTGAGGACGCCGGGCTGACCATCGGTCTGGTCGAATCCACCTGGGGCGCGAACAAGTATGAGTTCATCGTGCACGGGGAGCAGGCGCACACCGGCGCCACCGTGATCGCCGACCGGCACGACGCGCTGCTCGGGGCCTCCTCGCTGGTGGTCGCCGCGCGGGAGATCGCCGACGAGTTCAGCACCGAGGAGCATTCCGTCATTACCTCCTGCGGGGAGTTCACGGTCTACCCGAACTCACCCGTGGTGGTTGCCAGCCGGGTGGAACTGCTTGTTGACGTGCGCAGCACCGACCCCGACGTGCTGGCTGCCGCCGATGCAGAACTGCACCGCAGGGTGGCGGAGATCGAGCGGAAGGCGAGCGTGCGGATCGAGCGCGGCGCCGAACATGTCTGGGCGGCCAAGGCCTACGACGAAGCGGGCATGCGCCTCGCCGCCAAGAGCGCCGAAGCCCTGGAACTGCCGTACGGAACCGTCCGCACACTGGCCGGGCACGACTCGACGAACATGAAGGACATCGTCCCGACGATCATGCTGTTCGTCCCCAGCGTCGAGGGCATCTCGCACAACGAGAAGGAACTGACCAACGACGACGACATGCTCGCCGGCGTGGATCTGCTCACCGAAGTGCTGGGACGCGTGGTGATGGGAGACTTCGTCTCGCCCAACGCCTCGGGAGACTGA
- a CDS encoding ester cyclase, producing the protein MARGSGIIERFYREIMEGGNLDLIDQLGSESYTDHEEPMPGQPSGLDGIRFYVDTFRKAFPDIKVKTINPTMTDGDLEAARVVLTGTHKGELMGTAPTGNTVEFGGIDIIRVQDGQVVEHWGATDMLKLMQQIGAVHL; encoded by the coding sequence ATGGCACGCGGATCGGGAATTATCGAGCGGTTCTACCGGGAAATCATGGAGGGAGGGAACCTGGACCTGATCGACCAGCTGGGCAGTGAGAGCTACACGGACCACGAGGAGCCTATGCCCGGCCAACCGTCCGGTCTGGACGGCATCAGGTTCTACGTTGACACGTTCAGGAAGGCTTTTCCTGACATCAAGGTGAAGACTATCAATCCCACGATGACTGATGGGGACCTGGAGGCGGCCCGGGTCGTCCTCACCGGCACCCACAAGGGCGAACTGATGGGGACTGCCCCCACCGGCAACACCGTGGAGTTCGGGGGCATCGACATCATCCGTGTTCAGGACGGCCAAGTAGTCGAGCATTGGGGAGCGACGGACATGCTGAAACTGATGCAGCAGATCGGCGCCGTTCATTTGTAA
- a CDS encoding FadR/GntR family transcriptional regulator: protein MSKLTFTPAVPTLTYERVVQQIEEAILSREIEPGQHLPSERELMVQFSVSRPTIREALRVLQSQGLIASRPGGRSGPEVLAVSPDSLGRSFTTMARIASLSLSELVQFRIVLESSACQLAAALHTEEQVEKMRDAVERMEAEVANGSDSFNRADLDFHAAVWEASHNSLLRICGEAVAGSILNLMNDRMERSGNSTAAMEGAVERDRAIFRAIAAGDALAAGNTARNAIAAYFADYLDEEGARGLSALTGAERPTP, encoded by the coding sequence ATGAGCAAGCTGACCTTCACGCCGGCCGTGCCCACGCTGACTTACGAACGCGTGGTGCAGCAGATCGAAGAGGCGATCCTGTCCCGGGAGATCGAGCCGGGCCAGCACCTTCCCAGTGAACGCGAGCTCATGGTGCAGTTCTCGGTCAGCCGCCCCACCATCCGTGAAGCCCTGCGTGTGCTGCAAAGCCAAGGCCTGATCGCGTCCCGCCCCGGTGGACGCAGCGGGCCTGAGGTTCTGGCCGTCTCCCCCGACAGCCTCGGACGTTCCTTCACCACAATGGCCCGCATCGCCTCGCTGTCCCTGTCCGAACTTGTACAGTTCCGGATCGTGCTGGAGAGCTCGGCCTGCCAGCTGGCCGCCGCCCTGCATACGGAGGAACAAGTCGAGAAAATGCGCGACGCCGTCGAGCGCATGGAAGCGGAAGTCGCCAACGGCTCGGACAGCTTCAACCGCGCCGACCTGGACTTCCACGCAGCGGTCTGGGAGGCCAGCCACAACAGTCTGCTGCGGATCTGCGGCGAAGCCGTAGCCGGTTCCATCCTCAACCTCATGAATGACCGGATGGAACGCTCCGGCAATTCCACCGCGGCCATGGAAGGAGCCGTGGAGCGGGACCGCGCGATTTTCCGGGCCATCGCCGCGGGCGACGCCCTTGCAGCTGGCAATACCGCCCGCAATGCCATCGCCGCCTACTTCGCCGACTATCTCGATGAAGAAGGCGCCCGAGGCCTCAGCGCCCTGACCGGCGCGGAGCGCCCGACACCCTAA
- a CDS encoding ABC transporter substrate-binding protein: MRLSKNYGRAAVVLLAGSLSLTACSAGSGGSTADGAAENTAVTVALTGEPVNLDFTTTAGAAIPQALMSNVYEGLVEIDQEGEIQPLLAESWELSEDRKTYTFKLREGATFSNGEAFTAEDVKFSIERVQSDAWVSSLKAKMDVVDSVEVVSDTEVAVTLKQPSNAWLFDMGTLVGAMFDPSGVDDLANTAIGTGPYAIEAWNRGQSIELAARDDYWGEKPGVETASLRYFADAVATTNALQSGDVDVVYNMQAPELLSSFEGDDKFQVLEGTSNGEIVLSMNNNEAPFDDVRVRQAVMHAIDRQAVVDTAWNGYGTVVGGPVPPTDPYYEDLNDVYPYDPAKAKELLKEAGAENLNITFTVPTRPYATAVSEIVVSQLAEVGINAKIESSEFPAVWLDEVFTKQDYQMSVVLAVESRDVLAMFNNPDYYLGYDNSKIKEKAAEADAADEAGYVSGMQDVVRTIVDDAAANVLFIFPNIVVADANVTGIPANSVTEALDLTNIGWK, encoded by the coding sequence ATGCGCCTGAGTAAGAATTACGGCCGTGCGGCAGTTGTACTGCTGGCCGGATCGCTGTCCTTGACTGCCTGCTCGGCCGGGTCCGGGGGCTCTACGGCCGACGGCGCTGCGGAGAATACCGCCGTCACGGTGGCGTTGACTGGGGAACCGGTGAACCTGGACTTCACGACGACGGCGGGCGCGGCGATTCCCCAGGCGCTGATGTCCAACGTGTACGAAGGGCTGGTGGAGATCGACCAGGAGGGCGAAATCCAGCCGCTGCTGGCGGAGTCCTGGGAACTGAGCGAGGACCGCAAGACCTACACATTCAAGCTGCGCGAAGGGGCAACGTTCTCCAACGGGGAGGCCTTTACCGCGGAAGACGTAAAGTTCAGTATTGAACGCGTTCAGTCCGATGCCTGGGTCTCCAGCCTGAAGGCCAAGATGGACGTGGTGGATTCGGTTGAGGTGGTCAGCGACACCGAAGTCGCGGTCACTCTCAAGCAGCCCAGCAACGCCTGGCTGTTCGACATGGGCACGCTGGTGGGCGCGATGTTCGACCCGAGCGGCGTGGATGATCTGGCCAACACCGCCATCGGCACCGGTCCGTACGCTATTGAGGCGTGGAACCGCGGCCAGTCCATTGAGCTGGCGGCCCGCGACGACTACTGGGGCGAGAAGCCCGGTGTGGAGACCGCATCGCTGCGCTACTTCGCGGACGCCGTCGCTACCACCAATGCGCTGCAGTCCGGCGACGTGGACGTGGTCTACAACATGCAGGCACCGGAGCTGCTCTCCAGCTTTGAAGGCGACGACAAGTTCCAGGTTCTGGAGGGCACTTCCAACGGCGAGATTGTCCTGTCCATGAACAACAACGAGGCACCGTTCGACGACGTGCGCGTCCGCCAGGCAGTGATGCATGCGATCGACCGCCAAGCCGTAGTGGACACGGCGTGGAACGGCTACGGCACCGTGGTCGGCGGCCCCGTTCCGCCGACGGACCCGTACTACGAGGACCTCAACGACGTCTACCCGTACGATCCGGCCAAGGCCAAGGAACTGCTGAAGGAAGCCGGCGCGGAGAACCTGAACATCACCTTCACCGTGCCCACCCGTCCCTATGCCACCGCCGTCTCCGAGATCGTGGTGTCGCAGCTAGCCGAAGTGGGCATCAACGCGAAGATCGAATCCTCCGAGTTCCCGGCAGTGTGGCTGGACGAGGTCTTCACCAAGCAGGACTACCAGATGTCCGTGGTGCTGGCCGTGGAGAGCCGGGACGTGTTGGCGATGTTCAACAACCCGGACTACTACCTGGGTTACGACAATTCCAAGATCAAGGAGAAGGCTGCTGAAGCCGACGCTGCCGACGAGGCCGGCTACGTCTCGGGAATGCAGGACGTGGTCCGCACCATCGTCGACGACGCCGCTGCCAACGTTCTGTTCATCTTCCCCAACATTGTGGTGGCCGATGCGAACGTAACCGGGATCCCGGCGAACTCCGTGACCGAGGCGCTGGACCTGACCAACATCGGCTGGAAGTAA